Proteins from a single region of Desulfovibrio sp.:
- a CDS encoding tetratricopeptide repeat protein codes for MSGQETTKVTQASPSSGAGHAAGHKTDVRGVFSTQEVRRVGTGTTTRKTVQKSFWFIEQHGKVIECQPLNTNYVPSGPKRKITMDELLAKFAPEPEFYLNSVYPKMQEMQRAIEQGDERREKGETFAAEFEYSRALKIDDDNVRANFGIGLTYLERGDADRAQDIFERLVKLDGAFEPEHKHLFNEFGISLRKNKMLEQSLEYYRRALELTQNDENLHMNMARVLLETKDINGCVDHLLKALEISPRHETSLKFLAWLIQNKLVPADRIDGVRSALQAAAKSANTAS; via the coding sequence ATGTCTGGCCAGGAAACGACAAAGGTTACACAGGCGTCACCCTCTTCGGGTGCGGGCCATGCGGCGGGGCATAAAACCGATGTGCGCGGCGTGTTCTCCACGCAGGAAGTCCGCCGGGTAGGCACTGGCACCACGACCCGCAAAACAGTGCAAAAAAGCTTCTGGTTCATTGAGCAGCACGGCAAAGTCATCGAGTGCCAGCCGCTCAACACCAACTACGTGCCAAGCGGCCCCAAGCGCAAAATCACCATGGACGAACTCCTCGCCAAATTTGCGCCCGAACCGGAGTTTTACCTCAACTCGGTCTACCCCAAAATGCAGGAAATGCAGCGCGCCATTGAACAGGGCGATGAGCGCAGGGAAAAAGGCGAAACTTTTGCGGCCGAATTCGAGTATTCCCGCGCCCTCAAGATTGATGATGACAACGTACGCGCCAACTTTGGTATTGGCCTTACCTACCTTGAGCGTGGAGATGCCGACAGGGCGCAGGATATCTTTGAGCGCCTCGTAAAGCTGGACGGTGCTTTTGAGCCCGAGCACAAGCACCTTTTCAACGAGTTCGGCATCAGCCTGCGCAAGAACAAGATGCTGGAACAGTCGCTGGAATACTACAGGCGCGCGCTGGAACTTACCCAGAATGACGAAAATCTCCATATGAACATGGCGCGGGTACTGCTGGAGACCAAGGACATCAACGGATGCGTGGATCACCTGCTCAAGGCGCTTGAAATTTCTCCACGACATGAAACTTCGCTCAAATTTCTTGCGTGGCTCATACAAAATAAACTTGTTCCTGCCGACAGGATAGACGGCGTCCGTTCCGCCTTGCAGGCTGCGGCCAAAAGCGCGAACACCGCATCCTGA
- the recJ gene encoding single-stranded-DNA-specific exonuclease RecJ — MKNWLFRTLPEGVSPSPPSAWAEDLSISPLLLEILWRRGFTHKQVINAFLDARPGSLTPPHKWPQIPEAAQLLAHELLAGKKLVVWGDYDVDGITAATLVLDVLESHGLEAGWHIPDRRSEGYGLNVAQVEALAEQGCGILLTVDCGIADTEAVQRARQLGMTVVVSDHHLPQEHLPPAHAICNPRICPADTLPCPHLAGVGVAFYLMGAVNAALAPHTGQRHKMDHCLDLVALGTLADVMPLTGENRILVHAGLAHLAMAARPGIAALKVASGMDAKTRLTSGQVSFQLVPRINAAGRIGSGELALRLLRQKDFSSALPLAQQLDGLNTERKNAESEIHNEARIQALDMLSREPLASLVLYGQDWHPGIVGIVASRIVEEFYRPTIILCHDQGSLKGSGRSVREFDLHAGLNQTAEALLGFGGHRLAAGVRLLPENLGRFRNAFEAVVAQNLGTSPLSPSLTLECQLDFAQASDQMFLKELEMLQPFGPGNAEPVFASPPLLVKDRSPLGRGGEHVRLRLQDEHSGLILTAKAWRMGQALPPGIAGKRIRVAYTPRLDTYNGITSVDVGIKDWQPA; from the coding sequence GTGAAAAACTGGCTTTTCCGTACGCTTCCTGAGGGCGTTTCCCCTTCCCCGCCTTCAGCGTGGGCCGAAGACCTTTCCATTTCGCCCCTGCTGCTGGAAATCCTTTGGCGTCGGGGTTTTACCCACAAGCAAGTCATCAATGCCTTTCTCGACGCGCGGCCCGGCTCGCTGACGCCGCCGCACAAGTGGCCCCAGATTCCCGAGGCTGCCCAACTGCTGGCGCACGAACTGCTGGCGGGCAAAAAACTGGTGGTCTGGGGCGACTATGATGTTGACGGCATCACCGCCGCGACTCTGGTGCTGGATGTGCTGGAAAGCCATGGTCTGGAAGCGGGTTGGCATATCCCTGATCGCCGCAGCGAAGGCTATGGACTCAATGTCGCCCAGGTGGAAGCTCTGGCGGAACAGGGCTGCGGCATACTGCTCACCGTGGATTGCGGCATTGCCGATACCGAAGCCGTACAGCGCGCGCGCCAACTGGGCATGACTGTCGTTGTTTCCGACCACCATCTGCCCCAGGAACATCTGCCCCCGGCCCACGCTATCTGTAACCCCCGGATCTGCCCTGCCGACACCCTGCCCTGCCCGCATCTGGCCGGAGTGGGCGTGGCCTTCTATCTTATGGGGGCCGTCAACGCGGCACTTGCCCCGCACACGGGCCAACGCCATAAAATGGATCATTGCCTTGACCTTGTGGCGCTGGGAACCCTGGCCGACGTTATGCCGCTGACGGGCGAAAACCGTATTCTGGTACACGCTGGCCTCGCACATCTGGCCATGGCCGCGCGGCCGGGCATTGCCGCCCTCAAGGTCGCCAGCGGCATGGATGCCAAAACCAGGCTTACCAGCGGCCAGGTGAGCTTTCAGCTTGTGCCCCGCATAAATGCCGCCGGTCGCATAGGCAGCGGCGAACTGGCCCTGCGCCTTTTACGGCAAAAAGATTTTTCTTCAGCCCTGCCGCTGGCCCAACAGCTTGACGGGCTCAATACAGAACGCAAGAACGCGGAAAGCGAAATCCATAATGAAGCCCGAATCCAGGCTCTGGACATGCTTTCACGCGAACCTCTGGCCAGTCTTGTCCTGTACGGTCAGGACTGGCATCCCGGTATTGTGGGCATTGTGGCCTCGCGCATTGTGGAAGAATTTTACAGGCCCACCATCATACTTTGTCACGATCAGGGCAGCCTCAAGGGTTCAGGGCGCTCGGTGCGGGAATTTGATCTGCATGCCGGGCTGAACCAGACCGCCGAGGCCCTTCTGGGATTTGGCGGGCACAGACTGGCGGCGGGCGTGCGCCTGTTGCCGGAAAACCTGGGCCGCTTCCGTAACGCGTTTGAGGCTGTAGTGGCTCAAAACCTTGGTACAAGCCCCCTGAGTCCAAGCCTGACACTGGAATGCCAGCTGGATTTTGCCCAGGCCAGCGATCAGATGTTCCTCAAAGAACTTGAAATGCTGCAGCCCTTTGGCCCCGGCAATGCCGAGCCTGTTTTCGCCTCACCGCCCTTGCTGGTCAAGGATCGCTCCCCCCTGGGCCGGGGCGGCGAGCATGTGCGTCTGCGTCTTCAGGACGAGCACAGCGGCCTGATACTCACGGCCAAGGCATGGCGCATGGGGCAGGCCCTGCCGCCGGGCATCGCGGGCAAGCGCATCCGTGTGGCCTATACCCCCCGTCTTGACACCTACAACGGTATCACATCGGTGGACGTGGGCATCAAGGACTGGCAGCCAGCATGA
- a CDS encoding Y-family DNA polymerase gives MSSTNCSQPLWALVDCNNFYASCEKLFRPDLATRPVVVLSNNDGCIVARSAEAKALGIPMGEPEFKARPLLQRHKVEVFSSNYALYGDISARVMATLEQLCPHVEQYSIDEAFVRLEGPMAANASDIAEQLRQTVRQWTGMTVSVGVAPTRTLAKVANHLAKKSSGVCVWNSALPDAAAVLRAFPVREVWGIGWRQSKKLLEIGVTSAWGLREANDVWLRKFLTISGWKTAMELRGVPCINEEEGPVPRRTLVSSRSFGEKVYDLASLEQAVGTFTVRAAERLRRQELVAGGIAVHIRTSRHGSRPAFDATAQQPFFPPTADTVTMLQAARKTLDAIYKKGPAYAKAGIMLYDLCPVDCQQGNLLAQATPGKDARNDALMSALDTINGKFGRGSVRFGAEGPKEAKWHLRCKNCSPSVTTNWKELATAFCR, from the coding sequence ATGTCGTCCACAAACTGTAGTCAGCCCTTATGGGCGCTTGTGGACTGCAACAATTTCTATGCCTCATGCGAAAAATTGTTCCGTCCAGATCTGGCAACCAGGCCGGTGGTGGTTCTTTCCAACAACGACGGCTGTATCGTTGCGCGTTCGGCCGAGGCCAAGGCCCTGGGCATTCCCATGGGAGAGCCGGAGTTCAAGGCCCGGCCGCTGCTCCAGCGGCATAAGGTGGAGGTTTTTTCTTCCAACTATGCCTTGTACGGTGATATTTCGGCCCGCGTCATGGCCACGCTCGAGCAGCTTTGCCCCCATGTGGAGCAGTATTCCATCGACGAGGCTTTTGTGCGCCTTGAGGGCCCCATGGCTGCCAATGCCAGCGACATTGCCGAACAGCTGCGGCAGACAGTGCGCCAATGGACGGGTATGACGGTGTCCGTAGGGGTTGCGCCCACGCGGACGCTGGCCAAGGTCGCCAACCATCTGGCAAAAAAATCTTCTGGCGTCTGTGTATGGAATTCCGCTTTACCCGATGCCGCAGCGGTCTTGCGCGCCTTTCCTGTGCGCGAGGTGTGGGGCATAGGCTGGCGGCAGAGCAAAAAACTGCTCGAAATTGGCGTGACATCGGCATGGGGGCTGCGCGAGGCCAATGATGTGTGGCTGCGCAAGTTTTTAACCATTTCAGGCTGGAAAACGGCCATGGAGCTGCGGGGAGTTCCGTGCATCAACGAGGAAGAAGGCCCGGTTCCACGCCGCACCCTGGTGTCGTCCCGTTCTTTTGGCGAAAAAGTGTACGACCTGGCTTCTCTGGAGCAGGCCGTGGGAACCTTTACGGTTCGGGCCGCCGAGCGCTTGCGCCGTCAGGAGCTTGTGGCGGGCGGCATTGCTGTGCATATACGCACCTCCCGGCACGGCAGCCGACCAGCCTTTGATGCAACGGCGCAGCAGCCTTTTTTTCCGCCCACGGCAGATACTGTCACCATGCTGCAAGCCGCCAGAAAAACACTGGACGCCATATACAAAAAAGGGCCCGCGTATGCCAAGGCTGGCATCATGCTTTATGATCTGTGCCCCGTGGACTGCCAGCAGGGCAACCTGCTCGCTCAGGCGACACCGGGCAAGGATGCGCGTAACGACGCCCTGATGTCGGCGCTGGATACTATTAACGGCAAATTCGGAAGGGGATCTGTCCGGTTTGGCGCTGAAGGGCCCAAAGAAGCCAAATGGCATTTGCGGTGCAAGAACTGTTCACCGTCTGTGACGACCAACTGGAAGGAACTGGCAACAGCTTTTTGCCGGTAA
- a CDS encoding translesion error-prone DNA polymerase V autoproteolytic subunit produces MLLLVWHNLWILRSQRQTSPHVVKAGFRLPPHTPGIRGAAFSLRCLALWHEKSPTGWPAAVALALARRARYFARMKISPAHLEILGVADSPAEREGLPLYLSPVEAGFPSPADDFLDRRLDLHRFLVRNESATFFLRAHGESMINAGIHDGDLLVVDRSESAGHNRIVIAAVDGELTVKRLIRRRNRVLLAPENPDYPEIDITEHEYVHIWGVVTYVVHKL; encoded by the coding sequence GTGCTGCTACTGGTCTGGCACAATCTGTGGATTTTGCGTTCGCAGCGGCAAACTTCACCGCATGTTGTCAAGGCAGGTTTTCGCCTTCCACCCCACACTCCAGGCATCCGGGGGGCTGCGTTCAGCCTGCGCTGCCTGGCTCTCTGGCACGAAAAATCGCCCACCGGCTGGCCCGCTGCGGTTGCTCTTGCCCTTGCCCGGCGGGCACGCTATTTTGCGCGCATGAAGATTTCACCCGCGCATCTGGAAATTCTTGGCGTAGCTGACAGCCCCGCAGAAAGGGAAGGTCTGCCCCTCTATCTTTCACCGGTCGAAGCCGGATTTCCTTCTCCTGCCGACGACTTTCTTGACCGCCGTCTTGATCTGCACAGATTTCTGGTTCGCAATGAGAGCGCCACGTTTTTTTTGCGGGCGCATGGTGAATCCATGATCAATGCAGGCATCCACGATGGCGACCTTCTGGTGGTGGATCGTTCGGAATCCGCCGGTCACAATCGCATCGTCATCGCTGCGGTAGACGGCGAATTGACCGTCAAGCGGCTCATCCGCCGCCGTAACAGGGTGCTGCTTGCGCCGGAGAATCCCGATTATCCTGAAATTGACATAACAGAGCATGAGTATGTTCATATATGGGGAGTGGTGACCTATGTCGTCCACAAACTGTAG
- a CDS encoding GGDEF domain-containing protein, with translation MPTETAPNIRKIITEKPISGTERKILLLVIGSTFFTALVTVFIFYRSLFFDLDDRLLGRSDAIFSMLLSRIPPQSITNLNVPGDADTETYKRTHVLLEDLRKTTNVRYLYTVKRAAGGEPIYVVDGLSPDSEDFRSIGDPVESEIIPIVTRCLDGQSMRGKNTMDTSWGIIIPACEPIKQDGSTIGALVVEFDVQSFVNNTRRTALICLGFSFGVAILVAAVTALLLKKVSGPLYRKLAYTDLLTGVFNRNAFELDLRHMAAGEAEGLVILVCDVNRLKTINDRSGHAAGDAHIRVLAHLLRNQFKDLGKTYRIGGDEFTTLLRDITIESLEERMLKLCSIAEKIKIKGFQLTFSYGMAVFDPDIDDTVHSALNRADANMYLYKNKFKYQQILGEQV, from the coding sequence ATGCCGACAGAAACTGCACCAAACATACGCAAGATAATCACAGAAAAGCCCATATCCGGGACTGAAAGGAAAATTTTACTGCTTGTTATAGGCTCTACGTTTTTCACAGCTCTGGTTACAGTTTTCATCTTTTACCGTTCTTTGTTTTTCGATCTTGACGACAGACTATTAGGCCGATCCGATGCCATATTTTCCATGCTGTTAAGCCGCATTCCCCCACAGAGCATCACCAATCTTAATGTCCCGGGCGATGCTGATACCGAGACCTACAAAAGAACCCATGTCCTTCTTGAAGACCTTCGCAAAACCACCAATGTGCGCTACCTGTACACAGTAAAGCGCGCTGCCGGGGGCGAGCCCATATACGTTGTTGACGGCCTTTCCCCTGACTCGGAAGATTTCCGCTCCATCGGCGATCCCGTTGAAAGTGAAATCATTCCCATTGTGACGCGTTGCCTTGATGGCCAGTCCATGCGCGGTAAAAATACAATGGACACCTCATGGGGGATAATCATACCCGCCTGTGAGCCTATCAAGCAGGATGGCAGCACCATAGGCGCACTGGTGGTTGAGTTTGACGTGCAGTCTTTTGTCAATAATACGCGGCGTACCGCACTGATATGTCTTGGTTTTTCGTTTGGCGTGGCCATACTGGTGGCAGCGGTGACCGCATTGCTGCTGAAAAAAGTTTCCGGCCCACTGTATCGCAAACTGGCCTATACAGACCTGCTGACGGGAGTGTTCAACAGAAACGCATTTGAATTGGACCTTCGCCACATGGCCGCTGGCGAGGCAGAAGGACTGGTGATACTCGTTTGTGACGTTAACAGGCTCAAGACCATCAACGACCGCTCCGGACACGCAGCCGGAGATGCCCATATCCGCGTTCTTGCCCACCTGCTGCGCAATCAATTTAAGGATTTGGGCAAAACATACCGCATCGGTGGAGACGAATTCACTACCCTGTTACGCGATATTACCATTGAATCCCTTGAAGAACGGATGCTCAAGCTCTGTTCCATTGCAGAAAAGATAAAAATCAAGGGTTTTCAATTGACATTTTCCTACGGGATGGCCGTCTTTGACCCTGATATTGATGACACTGTGCATTCCGCTCTCAACCGTGCCGATGCGAACATGTATCTGTACAAGAATAAATTCAAATACCAACAGATTCTAGGCGAACAGGTTTAG